In Malaclemys terrapin pileata isolate rMalTer1 chromosome 14, rMalTer1.hap1, whole genome shotgun sequence, the genomic stretch TGAACTAACTGTTTTGTTCCCAGTCCCTTTCGATGAGGATGATAAAGATGACTCTGTGTGGTTTCTAGACCATGATTATCTGGAGAACATGTATGGAATGTTTAAAAAAGTCAATGGTAAGTGCACATTGTGAGCGGTTGATATTTACCTAGaaactctctctctaagtctactGGTAGAGCTGTACTTCCAAGAACTGAGGTGACGGTCTTGGGGATTGAATAGCTATAAGAAATTCAAACTCTGATACTGTGACGCCTTCCGccagaatctcctttccctcATATGAGTACAGACATCTGAATTACAAACCCAAGTGAACTGATTAACCTTTCTGTTTTGCTTATAAAGgtctcacttttcttttctttataagATTATGGGGGCTGAATCTGGAGATGCTACAGTAATTCCCCTTTGAACATTCCCAGCCCTTAGAAAAACTTATTTAGACTGCTGATGTTCTTATGATTCCTTAAGTATTTGAGTCTCAAGTCTAGTGCAGATCTTGCAGCTTATTATCTTTGAATTTTTGTGCAGCAGGATATTAAGAGCTCATTGGCCCCCTTTTGTCTCTGAGAGAGTCCCACAGTCTGTGCGCTCGAAAGTGCCATGTTGCATAAACCAGCTCTGACTTGGGGATCATTTATAGCTGATAAGGGGTTTAAAATATTTGACAGACAGgatccatgcctttgtcacttcTAAGATAGATTATTGTACTATGCTCTACCGTGGGTACTACgctttggcctggtccccactaagtccccacttcggactaaggtacgcaaattcagctgcgttaataacgtagctgaattcgaagtaccttagttcgaacttaccgcgggtccagacgcggcacggaggctcccccgtcgatgccgtgtactctctcgccgagctggagtaccggcgtccacggcgagcacttccgggatcgatttatcgcgtcttaaccagatgcgataaatcgatcccagaacatcgattgcctgccgccggaccctccgctaagtgaagacgtaccctttgagaCCACTCAGAAGCTTTGACTAGAGCAAAATCTGATTGTTCACCTGTTTAAGGAAGTGGAGCAGCATGGGACACTACACCTGTGCTTTGAACATCTTTGGCTTCCTGTCTGCGAATCAAAGCATTgatactaataaaaaaaaaaaaaaattggaacctCACTGCCTTGAGGATGGTTGCTTTGCCTGTGTATCGTAAGGATGCTGAAATCCACTGCGGCCTGTTGCTGATGTTATCTCTGCATTGTTTGGTGATTTAAAGTTGTTTTCTGTGAAGGGTCTTCAAAAGCCTAAGTTTAATGACGAAAGAGCCATCTTATTTGTTGAAGCTCCTCCTGACTGACTATTGCTAAGGTAGTTTGGGTTGTCTGGGGTGATGCACAAATGGCTTGTCTGTGCTGTCCAATAATATAATGCTGAATTTAATCTATCTCATATGCACCCATTGTTGAAGTGTCTAGGCACAAAAGCCAATTTAGCAAATACCTTCCTGTAAAGCCCTGTTTTTCCAGATTTGCCAGTAAATTTTTAATCTACATGCGTTGTTCAGCTCCCAACCTTCATATGCCCTCAGCCATCACCTACTCCATTTTCCATTCCTAAACTGCCTTCCACCAGCTCAGAATCTGAGGCAAAGGAGTGCAAAGTGCAGCAACAATTTAGTTTCTCAAAGCGTTTAGGTCTTTACTGGTGTCTGTAAAGCAGAAGTGGGAGTTCTACTTGATGTCCTTTGGGAAGTTTGGGCACAGCCCAGGGTCAGGCAGTACCTGGATTTGAGCGCTTATATGCCCCTGTATGAACTATTTTCCGGTCATTACCCTCAGATTCTGACTATTCtaattgtttttgcttttccCAGCTAGGGAAAGAATTGTTGGATGGTACCACACAGGCCCCAAACTACACAAGAATGACATTGCCATCAATGAACTAATGAAAAGATACTGTCCTAATTCTGTAAGTAATGCACTTAAACTGTTTATGGAGCCTCTGGGAACCCACAGTCCCTTCCAGCTCCATCTGCAATTTGCAGTAGTGACATGAAATGTAGTAAGATATAGCATGGTAGATGTAAAGTGAATAGAGCACGCTGATCAGTCTCCCTTGAAACAGTGGCAGACATTTTTTTCTCTGCTTGCAGTTAGAAACCTCTTTGAAAAACAAACTTGTCATTGCTAGAGAATTAGCAGTTGGCCACAACCTGTTTCTTCTAGTTCTTGAGTAGGTTTTGTCTAATATGTGTTTCTCTACCAGGTATTGGTAATTATTGATGTAAAGCCAAAGGACCTGGGACTGCCAACAGAAGCCTATATTTCAGTTGAAGAAGTTCATGATGTGAGTGTTGAACATTTCAGTATTTGTCATTTTCAGTCTATTGTGGGATTTCCTGCAAAAGGGAAAGAGGTGCTTTAAGAAATCGATACGTTAAACCATCTTGCCTTGTCCTTTAGGGTACCCTTTCCACTACATCAgtttggatttttcagttcaataGATAACATTGCGTCTGCTAACTAGGGGTTTTTTGCCTTTCAGTTTAAACCTGCTAAATTAGTGTTTGAACCCCCACTGTAAATTTCAGCTTATTGAACCAAAATTATCCATCCTCCAACACCCCTGAAAAGCAGTTTCTCGCTGCTTGAACCGAGGAGCTCTGCAGGTTCTTGCAACTTCAGCTAGCTGCTCCTTTACTGTTTGTCCACACCCATGAAAAAGCAGCAGGATGGCGTATGCATTTATGATACAACTGATACACGTCAGCTTGTTGCAGCAATAATTTGAGTAATCGCACCCCTCATCTTCACCAGCTTACTCTTAACTACACACGGTTGACTTTACTATCTTTGTTAATCACTCATCTAGAATCATTGGTGACTTTTTGTCCAGATTTAATTTTGATGGTTTTAAAATCagaatcccaaaatatttaaaaaaaaaaaaaactggtctTGTCATTATCTGTTTGAGACCCATGGTGGAGAGAGACAGCTGTTCCCAGGTTCTCCAGTCTTAAATTTTTTCTGGTATTGTGAACTCTTGTTCTTACAGCTGTTGGTCCCCACTGGGCCTGAAGCATGGTACAACCAAAACTAATACAAGTCTCAAAGGTAACTAGGTCCCATCTTCAAATAAAATAGTCACCATGGCACTCggtcgcacacacacacactctccagtACATAGCCCTGCAAATTAACTACCTGGAAACTATTGAGCCTCCCCAAGAATAATGCTACAAATGAAATGGTGGGAGGAGCGTTAATGTACAGAATAATGTGGTGTTACCATCACCTCCGCTGTCTCTAGCATTTCTATGGGTTAGTGACATCTGCCTCAGTTTAACTGGTGTGCACTAGAAATTAGGCAGCACGTTAAAGTaccttattttataattatagttATTGTTGTCATCTTTGTTGATGACCTCCTTCCTGTCTGACTTCCAGTGGCATGTCTAGCCAGTTCTCTAGATTAATTTAAAGAATATCAATTTCTTAGTCTCCCTTTTTAAAACCCCATATACTTAATTATCACTTTGGGGATTCTGTTATGAACTAGTTTTCACCATATCTGTGGACTGTGTGGGGCTCTCCTATCCCATCTTGATAGGTTTTCCTCACTGGCTGTTTCTGATCCTATTCTTATCATGCATGTTCCACCTATTCATCGAAGCAGGCCAGAGGTAGCTCTGGATAAAATGTACAGTGCTTTTTGGCTTGTAACAAATCCAGCTTCCAATAAACCTTCTTTGCTTTGAAGTTTCATTGGAGTAGTTCTACTGTTCACATGCACAGTACCCAAAACCCGCTTACTTGAGATTATGCTATCACACCTGTAATCATCTGCTTTCTATTTCTAACCTTGTCACCATCCCATTCTTGTACCCCAACAAAGGATGGAACTCCAACCTCCAAGACTTTTGAACATGTGACCAGTGAAATTGGAGCTGAGGAAGCAGAGGAAGTTGGTGTTGAACACTTGCTACGGTAAAagctttattttaatgaaaacctTATCAGTGGTTGGATGGCAGCTCATTTTATCCATCTAACTACTCCTGGCACCAGCTGCCTGCCCAGGGATACGATACAAGAAACAAGGACCTTGTTACATGCGACTTAAACACTTAATTTAATCTAAACAGGTTAATTCAGCAATACTGCATAATACAGAATCTGCTGAACTCATTTCTAGTGAAATGTttgactgtttttaaaaaaaaaaagtcagtttcacCTTGCTCCTTGAACTCCAGCAAATAGCTTGAGATACTTCAGAACAATGTAAAGTCACACTTCATAGTTCAGAAAGGAGAGCAACATTATCTGGGGGCAGACTACGCAGACCTTTCATCTATCAAGACTCAAAGAGCAGAAAGGCATTGTTTACAAATGGTCACAGAGGGAGATTTTGCTTTGGCTTGCCTTCACTCTTTATATTTGTAAAGCAATCTCCAAGCCTTCAGTGAAATGTTAAGTCTCGCAAGGCCCCTGTGATGTTAAACAATTATACCTATTTTACAGCTGTGTAATCTGGAGaggtgtgacttgcccaagtcccCAAAGTGAGTTAGTGACACAGCCTCTCATACAATCCAGGAGTCCCCTTGTTATCTCCTAACCATCAGACTAGTATTCCTAAAAAATATTCAGTCCATAGAGAGCATATGGTGACTTTTATCAAATCTATGTTAAGTGTTTCTAATGCACCCAATGTAAATTCGTTTTTTCTGAATCTTTGCTGTGAAGTGTTTTGTAAAATTTTACTTCATCTACCCTTCAAAGCAGCCTTCTATAGATCTTTCTAgctcaaaaataaattaatgtaagTAAAGTAACATTAAGGCTTCTCCTTCCTATTTTGGGTGTTTCAGAGATATTAAAGACACAACAGTGGGCACTCTGTCCCAGCGCATCACAAACCAGGTCCATGGTTTGAAGGGACTGAACTCCAAGCTTCTGGATATCAGGAGCTACCTAGAGAAAGTGGCCATGGGCAAACTACCCATCAATCACCAGATCATTTACCAGCTTCAGGATGTCTTCAACCTGCTACCAGATGTCAACCTGCAGGAGTTTGTCAAGGCCTTTTACCTGAAGACCAATGACCAGATGGTGGTGGTCTACTTGGCTTCTCTTATCCGGTCTGTGGTTGCCCTGCACAACCTCATCAACAACAAGATTGCCAACAGAGATGCAGAGAAGAAGGAAGGTCAGGAAAAGGAGGAAAGCAAAAaggagaggaaagatgagaaggagaaagacaaagagaagagtgatggcaagaaagaggagaaaaaagagaaaaaatgaaaagtgtagttttttatttgtaaattaaaaTCTTGTAAACTAAATCACTCTGCTGCTAGAAGGTTCTTTTCACTTGTTAAAGTGATCAGAGTTCTCTGTTCTTGCCTGTCTTGGGAGGCACTTTCAGATCAGCTGCCTCTGCTCTTACATCATACAGGCAGATAGCTGGATACAGGGGACGTGGGAATTCAGTCCACACAAACTGGCAGTTCTAATAAGGAACAGGCAGCCTTACTACTGGGAAGGAAAGCCCCTGTCATTTCAGTCCTCAGCGCTGTGAAGGGAGGAAGGAACAAGCAAAGGTAAAGTGCAGCGTTTGTCATCTGCTGCCAGTAAAATCTTGTGTCCCAAGATGCttgtctgtctccttccctcatGATTTAGGTCTATGGGCTATTTGGGGTTACTACCATGTAGTATGTAAAACTGCTAAACTGTATGCATGACCCTGCTGCTCCTTGCCATCTTGCATTCTGCTGTCACTCCTAATC encodes the following:
- the PSMD7 gene encoding 26S proteasome non-ATPase regulatory subunit 7; translation: MPELAVDRVVVHPLVLLSVVDHFNRIGKVGNQKRVVGVLLGSWQKKILDVSNSFAVPFDEDDKDDSVWFLDHDYLENMYGMFKKVNARERIVGWYHTGPKLHKNDIAINELMKRYCPNSVLVIIDVKPKDLGLPTEAYISVEEVHDDGTPTSKTFEHVTSEIGAEEAEEVGVEHLLRDIKDTTVGTLSQRITNQVHGLKGLNSKLLDIRSYLEKVAMGKLPINHQIIYQLQDVFNLLPDVNLQEFVKAFYLKTNDQMVVVYLASLIRSVVALHNLINNKIANRDAEKKEGQEKEESKKERKDEKEKDKEKSDGKKEEKKEKK